The proteins below are encoded in one region of Equus przewalskii isolate Varuska chromosome 1, EquPr2, whole genome shotgun sequence:
- the COMMD4 gene encoding COMM domain-containing protein 4: MRFRFCGDLDCPDWVLAEISTLAKISSVKLRLLCSQVLKELLGQGIDYEKILKLTADARFDSGDVKATVAVLSFILSSAAKHSVDGESLSSELQQLGLPKEHAASLCRCYEEKQSPLQEHLRASSLRVNRLAGVGWRVDYTLSSSLLQSVDEPMVHLRLEVAAVPGAPAQPVAMSLSADKFQVLLAELKQAQTLMSSLG, translated from the exons ATG AGGTTCCGGTTCTGTGGTGATCTGGACTGTCCCGACTGGGTCCTGGCAGAGATCAGCACGCTGGCCAAGATT TCTTCGGTGAAGCTGCGGCTGCTGTGTAGCCAGGTGCTGAAGGAGCTTCTGGGACAGGGGATTGAT TACGAAAAGATCCTGAAGCTCACTGCTGACGCCAGGTTTG ACTCGGGCGATGTGAAGGCCACGGTGGCAGTGTTGAGCTTCATCCTCTCGAGCGCGGCCAAGCACAGTGTGGATGGCGAGTCCTTGTCCAGCGAACTGCAGCAGCTAGGGCTGCCCAAAG AGCATGCAGCCAGCCTGTGTCGCTGTTATGAGGAGAAGCAAAGCCCCCTGCAGGAGCACCTGCGGGCCAGCAGCCTGCGTG TGAACAGGCTGGCAGGTGTGGGCTGGCGGGTGGACTACACCCTGAGCTCCAGCCTGCTGCAGTCCGTGGATGAGCCCATGGTCCACCTGCGGCTGGAGGTGGCAGCTGTCCCGGGTGCCCCGGCCCAGCCTGTTGCCATGTCTCTCTCAGCAGACAAGTTCCAAGTCCTGCTGGCAG AACTGAAGCAGGCCCAGACCCTGATGAGCTCCCTGGGCTGA